A segment of the Litorihabitans aurantiacus genome:
TGGGGGTGGACTACTCAGCGGTGATCCGGGATCAGGGTGTCTCGATCGGCGCGGCGCTGCGCAACTACCGCACGGTGGTGAAACCGATCATGCGGGGCGTGATCGTGGGTGCTGCACGTGCAGCCGCTGCGTTCGTTCCAGACGTGGTCCTCGCCCACCCCAAGGTGCTCTCAGCACCCCTGATCGCCGCTGCTCTCGACATTCCGCACGTGCTCGTCGAGCTGGTGCCGGCTGTCACGCCCACGCGCGCGTTCCCCGCCGCCGGCACCGTGACCGCTGATCTCGGAATCCTCAACCGGCTCACCTACCTCGGGACTTCGCATGCCTCATCGATGTTCGGTGCTGCCCTCGACGAGGCAGCGGGCCAGCTCGGCATCTCCCGCGACCAGCGACTCCCGTCCCCGGCGGCAACGCTGCTGCCCATCACCCCGACACTTCTCGAAAGGCCCGCAGACTGGCCAGCCAGCGTCCACCTCACGGGCCCGTGGATCGAACCCGTCACAACGGAGGTGCTACCCCAGGACGTCAGCGATTTCGTCGCGGGTGGGCCGTTCATCTATGCCGGGTTCGGGTCCATGTCGGCTGGCGACCCGATCGAACGCGGCCGTGCTGTGATCAGTGCCGCCCACGCTCACGGCTACCGAGTTCTCATGGCCACTGGCCTCGGAGGAGTCGATGTTCCCGACCGGTTGCGCGGAGCCGACGTCATGGTCGTGCGATCGGTCCCCCACGGTCTGACTCTGCCGAGGGCGTCTGCCGCCATGCACCACGGGGGTATCGGGACGGTCCAAGCGGCAGCACGCGCGGGGCTCCTTCCATCATCGTTCCGTTCATCGCCGACCAGCCGTTCTGGGGCGCGATGCTGCATCGACGCGGACTCGCTCCCGC
Coding sequences within it:
- a CDS encoding glycosyltransferase codes for the protein MTAGSRGDVEPFLALARTAARAGHDVQVAGPDGSGVSSEGVDLVSLGVDYSAVIRDQGVSIGAALRNYRTVVKPIMRGVIVGAARAAAAFVPDVVLAHPKVLSAPLIAAALDIPHVLVELVPAVTPTRAFPAAGTVTADLGILNRLTYLGTSHASSMFGAALDEAAGQLGISRDQRLPSPAATLLPITPTLLERPADWPASVHLTGPWIEPVTTEVLPQDVSDFVAGGPFIYAGFGSMSAGDPIERGRAVISAAHAHGYRVLMATGLGGVDVPDRLRGADVMVVRSVPHGLTLPRASAAMHHGGIGTVQAAARAGLLPSSFRSSPTSRSGARCCIDADSLPPRSHDAA